The Anguilla rostrata isolate EN2019 chromosome 1, ASM1855537v3, whole genome shotgun sequence nucleotide sequence ACAAAATTGTTGTATGCATGCAAGGAGGAGGGTGGGCGATATAATGGGAATCATGATCACGGTGATACCCGATTAATAtccataataaaaatatgtatatagtaCCCCTAATGAGCTCTGGCCAACTTTCATTCAAGCTTACTGTTCAGCCTTCACCTTCCTCAGTGTATTTCACCTCTTTCATTCTCACCTGCTAATGAGGTATTTTGTTAATGATGAAAGGAACCCTCAACTGTTTTGTGGGAAGAGAGACTGGAGGGGTATAACATCAGCAGCCGGGCAATTAGTCTGTACAGACAGTGAGGCTGATAACTTTTTCACGCACAGGCTTTTCTTTAATAATCACCAAATTGTTTTGCTGCCTAGAATGAGACTGGAGAactgtgaggggaaaaaaaatctgaaatgctGGTCTTCAAGGTTTAGTAGTTACCGTCTATTTAAGTAGCCGTATTTCTTAAATTACTGTACCATCCAAACGAATCCACTCACCCTTGCTGCTGTCAGGACGCAGTGCCAAATTCTGTTTGGCAGCAGAACTGATTCCTTACCTTTTACTGATGTCTTATTTTTACTGCATTATTATGAAAGTAATATCCAATGACGTAACAGCTTTTTAATAACTGCTTACCCAAGCGTTCATTAAGTGGGATGGTCTGCCTTGCTTGCAAACAAATCACTTTACCCTGGCAAATGGCTAGGGCAGGACATTTATGGAACTTTTATATGACATTACAACTTCAGGCCAAcccctttcctgtttcttggATTCTTATCCTTTAAGAGCTTAACCTTCAGGCGTCCTTACCAAATCCTCGAAAATTTGACTGAATTCAGCTATggttattagatttttttgggtgacttgtgtttttatataaaaatatttggtgGTTTTGATTGAGTTTAGGCCTTTAGGCTGGCAAGAACATGCTTCCACATACCCTGAGAATGACAGGCATGGATGTAGCAATGGGTACTGTATAGTTACGCTGACAGCTATATGGAAAGTTAATGATAAATCtcccacacacatgcttgcCCTTGGCAGCCCTGCTAATAGTCAGTCTGTACAATAACAGGAAGCAGTGTCGATGTTCCCCTGAATTTTCTGGGCAGTGACTGTGCGAGCTTCGAGCTGGGAGCGTCCGTCTGATAGGATGTTTCTGGTCCCTGTTTTGCAGGCTCAGCCAATGAAAATCAGTCCCTTCTCCCTCTCGCCCACTCTCAGCAGCGCcaaggtgagtgtgtgcgctgTGCGCGGCGGTGGCGCGCGCGTCTGCACGTTAccgtttgaatttgaatctgaGGTCGGTGTGAAGTCCCTGCAGATAGTATGAGAAAATGGTTCTCGTGCCCAGTATCACATCATACGTGTTTGTCCGTGCGTGTGAATTTGGGTCAATGAGGACAGAAatcttcagagagagagagggagagggagagagacagagtgggagaaagagagagagggagagagagagagagagagcgagtgtttgtgtgtgggttcaCGCAGGCGCGTACTCGAAATATGCAACAGTCCTGGCAAGAGCTACGTCCTAATTTGCATACAGACTGACTAATATGCAAAtcagagcttttttttccacctccaCTCTTACCAGTTTGGACACGCCCAGCTCTGTGGTCCCGACAGTGAAAGTTAAgcgaagggaagggaagggagtTCTTTAGCGTTCCCCCCGTCACCTCTGGACGCACAGACGCGCGGGCGCACGGGCAGAGCCGAGCGAGCCGAGATGGAGGCGAGTTTCGTTTAGAGTCGGGAGATGACACTGAGCTCCGGAACGGGCCGGACAGGGACGAGGGTAGGCACGGGCGGGGACCTTCTGGGCAGCACCATGGCGACGGCGCTCGATTGTTTTAACGTCCTGGAGACCGAGATGGGCAAGACCGGCCACTCGCCACACCCTCTGGATCTCaccatggtaaaaaaaacaaaaacaaaaacaaacaaaacaaacaaagcaaacaaacactgcTATCGTATTTCAGCAAAAAAAGCTATGtgatttgttatatttattttactttggtaaaaaaaaaaaaaaaaaagtatagctCTTTGCTTCTGGCGAGAAATAAGGACAGGTTACGGCAGGCGTGTTGGTGCAGTGAGGTCTGCCGGGGCGTGATCGATTGCTGGTTGTTCTTTGTTGACATCGCGGAGACACGGGCAGGTTCGAGTCGAGGAACATTTCCAGTGTTGTTCGTGGAGCTTCACGTTTGCTGGTCGTtccttctctcccctttcttGTCCTACGGCGGTGGCTTATTTGATTTTGAACGGTACATTTTAGCCTGTGTATTAGCACATTTTAATACTGTATGGATGGTGTGCGAAACTCACTCTAGTGTGTGGGATGTTCTAAATGCTTTGGATGCAGACATATACAAAATTGCTTTAAATTATTTGCGCttacttagcagatgctctgatCCATATTGACTTACAATGCAAGATAACAAAAACGCGAGCTAACACTGCTATCCTactaccaaaataaataaacaaattgcgGATACATATAGTACTACGCGCATGCCAAGCCATaaaagacttttaaaatgtCGTAGTAATATGAATTAATTACTTACGATAAGAGTGTcaggggtggggatgggggaggaaCCACGATGCAGTCAGAAGCGGTGGGTTTTCAGTCTGCATCGGAAGGCTATCGGTGAATCTGCTGTATTCTATGGTACTGAAACCAGAGGAAATATCAGAGACACCATAGAAACCATAGTGTTGTTCGGGAATGAAAaacggcatgctgggacatgTCTGTGCCCCAGGCTCTCCAGTGGTTTGGTGTGGTGCATGCTCACGGGGGTCCGGCGGTTTGGTGTGGTACAGGCCCACGGTGGCTGACCcctgtctcgctctctccgtGTTCCCCTCAGGGTAAGATGGACGAGTGTGGGGAGATGTCCCCGGCTCCTGCGCCCGCTccggcccccacccccacacagacgcccctcccgcacacacagctcatgcTGACTGGCAGTCAGTTGGCTGGGgtaactatctatctatctatctatctatctatctatccatccatctatgtctatctatctatctatctatctatccatctatgtctatctatctatctatctatccatctatgtctatctatctatctatctatccatctatgtctatctatctatctatctatctatctatgtctGTCTAtcttgcctgtctgtctgtctgtctttctttctatctgtctatctatctgtttgcctgtctgtttttttgtctgcctaccagtctgtctatctgtctgtctatctggttgtctgactgtctgtatatctatctatctatctcgtTCTGTCTCCCTCGATTTCCCTCTCGctttctgtctcttctgttTCTCCACACCAAATTTTGTCACTAAATTACTGTATACCATTAATTGTTTTCCTAGGAAATAGAATGCTAATTATAACatgtttttcaatgaaaaattagAAATGTTAGAATGTCTTTTTTAATTGTTATAGCCATGTATTGAACATACAATTCAGAACTGCACTGATGTCCACCATTATTAtaaattttttcattgtttgaaatCTTTAGgttgaaatatttttagtttGTGGGATATAGTGATGATGTTATGTTCCTGTGATTTTTGATGGGTCACAAATACATCcatgaatgtatttttcctgcatataaatttaaatttgtcatCTGGACCTATTTAAACTCTAACTAGAAAATTCTGTCTTTGGTTGgggtaaaaaagagaaaaaaaactattgtgaATTAATGTACTACTGTATTCTCCACAACCGTCTGTAACCTCACTGCCCAGCTGTAAAAATACGCAATAACGTGCAGCCCTAGTTGGGTGAATATGACGATCGCCTGGAGACAATGTGCACCATCTTGACTTCCTTCAGTCCCACACCGCTTGGTGTGAGCGAGCATTCGTGCATATGTGTTCCACTTGATTAAATCCAGCCTCTCTATCACAAACAATACATGTCATAGCTAAAACaacagtaggttttttttttaatgtggccCAGCAGCTAATTAAGATAGCTGGATGAAATGGAGAGAATTATTTCGGCCATAATAGAAAACGTATAATCATTATGCGCAGTGTATGctatttgttcatttcattcGTTGGTAGCCTCACACTGGAGTAAGCCCCTGCCCTGAGAACGTAGCCATTTGTCCAGACTGAAttatctctgtatttttttttttccacttcaatGGATATTCTATTGTGTTTACTGTTTGAATGGTTATGTTTCATATCTGCTTTCCACTGGTGACCTTTCCACTGCCAAAGTCCCACAGTGCTTTATTATAGCAACGCTAGCCTGTGGCCTCGACGACACACAAGAGCTGTTTTAAAAGAGACCAGACGGACAGTTAGCTAGCTTCCTTTGCTCAGCTCACCCTTGCTTACAGTTTACTGTCACCCTGCTGCTTGGCTGTAATTTTCTGTCTTCTCTGTCCccttcttttcctttctctgcTGCCCTCCCtttactccctctctcctctcctctcctcttctctcctctgtccacacctctcttcctcctcccctcctttctcaGTTGACTGCGCTCCTGCCTGCGCAGCAGCAGTTGCTACTGCAGCAGGCTCAGGCTCAGCTTCTGGCCGCGGCCGTCCAGCAGTCAAACGCAGCCCACGCAGCCCACGCAGCCCACGCAGCTCAAGCAGCTCAAGCAGCTCAAGCAGCCCACGCAGCTCAAGCGGTggcggcagccaatcagcagcagcagcagcaacagcagcagcagcagcagcaacaacagcaacagcagcagcagcagcagcaaccgcagcagcagcagcagcagcagcagcaaagtCAGCAGCCAGCGCagtcacaggcacacagcacacaggaacAAACCGGtgcccaagccccgccccctccgccccagcTCACCCTCTCTCAGCCAATTCAGCTCACCGCCCAGGTatggccagccaatcagggccacGCTGCACTCAAAGTGTTTTTGATGCGAGATAGAGGCCTGTTTTCGCTCTGGCTTAAGCTCATGCTGAATTAAGGCTGGTTAAACCTCAACCCGAAGGGGGAGAGAtttaattttagaaaacaaTTCAAAGCTAATGCATGAGCGCGTTTAGAGCGAATGTTAAATGAATGTTCACAGAGTCAGTCCTCTAGCTGGTGCTTGGATACCAGTCAAATAGTCTCATGTCCTTCAGTCTGAATTTAACCCAAAACTGCCAGTCTAATTTTTGACAAACAAAATGATACACCCTGGCCTGTTCCTCTATGATTCAGCTCTAGAAAACCTCAAGCCAATAGTTATCTGATTGTACCGGGAAAGTAGCTAGGCTTGTTCTAGTTGCTGTCAACCAATCGTGTGCTCTCTTTTtgttgtgggcgtggcctcaaATGTCAGCGCTTGGTCAGCCATTTCACTTTGAAGTTCTTTCAATATTCTACACTGATAACCACCAAAAAGCGAACACGAGCCTTCGTTCTAAGTGAGTCCCGAGGTGCCACTGGATTCAGTGGAAAGAATAACGTGAGACAGCTTTGAATTAGCCATAAAAACGCTGAAAATGTTCGGCTGAAATTTatgagtttgtgtttcatttttacctTCAGGCAAAGATGATGTTATTGGCATACCAATTTCAACCTCGGTTTGAGCTGGAAGAAAAAGCGAACTCCCTGCTCATGGAATTGTTAAACACacatcaataaaaaattttaaccacctaccccccccccccccccatgaccctgcctccctccacctctcatcccaccccctctctctccctctcacccccctctctttctctctcccccctctccctcccccctctcctcctctctccctctctcttactctccctcactcccccactctcccccctccctccctctctcacccactctccctcttttcctccctctccctttcacccactctctccccctctccctttccctcaccccctctctcccccctctctctccctctccccctccctctttctctccctgtctcaggACATTCAGCAGCTgttgcagctgcagcagctggtccTGGTGCCGGGGCACCCCCTGCAGTCGCCTGCGCAGTTCCTCCTGCCGCAGGCACAGCAAGGGCAGCAAGGTGAGGTCCTCGCTCCCCCGGGgacacgcccaccctaccacttACCTGCACAGCAGAGCGGCAGAGCAGCCGGCAGTAGCGCTCTGCATCACCGCACCCTTCCCCTATCCGCtccccacagcacacacacacaccataatcTCATTCTGCAcctccatcacacacacgcctcacatTCTGATTCatcctgccctccctctctccgatAACACAACCTGTGAACTGATTGCATTATTTGCTTTAAGACATTACAAGTAATGGTTTTACTGTTTCAGCCTGTAGCGATACTGGCACTGGaacaaaaattttatttgctttggatgttttttttttcttcttttttttttcttttctgctctACACTCCTACACCTATATCCGTGAAAGTATAGTAtgataatataaataaacatttaaaggcCCAGAGGATGACGATATGTGATTTAGACTGCCGGCATTAATGAGCCTGAAACACCAGGCCGTCCTGTCTGAGTAACCTGCGTGTTCGTTCCCCCCTTTACCAGGTCTGCTATCGACACCAAATTTAATTCCGCTACCTCAGCAAAACCAAGGGGGCCTCCTGTCCGCTCCACCCAGACTGGGGCTCCAagcacaggtacaggtacaccCTGCATAGGTTATAAACTGGTATAACttacacattacaggcatttggcagacgctcttatccagagcgacgtacaacaaagttataaacataaccaggaacaagtgtgtcgaaaaccctagagagaagtaccgttccaagtgcagggaacaaccgcataggtcaacttggaccctgtaggttaaacttaTAAATATATGTGCACGCTGCATAGGCTGTAAATTATTATAAGTATTCGTAGAAGCTGCATAGGTTATAAACTGCTATAACttataaatatatgtacacGCTGCATAGGCCATAAACTGTTATAACTTATAAACATATGTACACGCTGTATAGGTTATTAACTATTATAAGTATACATACAAGCTCCTAGGTCATAAACTATTATACgttataaatacacatataaGCCGCATAGGTTATAAACTTATAGGTATACATACAAGCTCATAGGTCATAAACTATTATTCGTTATGAATATGTACAAGCTGCATAGGTCATGATTATGAGTTATACATATATGGTCTAGCTGCATAAGTTATAAACAGTTGCAAGAACATGTACAGGCAACATAAGCTGTAATCAATTGTAAGTTAAAAGCACAGCTACAAGCTATATAAGTTGTAATCTGTTATAAGCACAAAAGTACAAACTGTATAAGTTATAAGCTCTTATAGATAATGACCACAGACATAGCCTGCATGAACATGCACTGAATGCTGTCTCGCCGTTGCAGAGGGACAAGGGTGTGGACAGCGGCGTGAGCTCGGGGACCTCTGTGGCCTCTCACCCCGAGGAGCCCAGcgacctggaggagctggagcagttTGCGCGCACCTTCAAGCAGAGGAGGATCAAGCTGGGCTTCACACAGGTACTCCCCCCCGCTGCTGTTTCCACTCACCACCACCAGGGGGGTCACCGTTTGGTGAGGCACACCGTCGGGGTGGAGGCAGTCAGCTGGGAGCTCATGGATTCAGAGCTCAGCCATGTGGGAAATACAACTAACCGTCTACTTCCTTCTTCGTTATTCATTCTACTTCACATATTAATCTGTAGTTGATTTGTGGGTGTTGCTTCATGTGTATAATTGCACAATATTACCTGGCAGTGCAActgttatttttcctgtttttttcccccatatttTCCTGTCTCTCCTTAAATGTATACCtatataactgtgtgtgtgtgtgtgtgtgtgtgtgtgtgtgtgtgtgtgtgcgcgcgtatgtgtgtgtgtgtgtgtgtgtgtgtaatagagcTCATGTGGTGTTCTGTCTGCCTCAGGGTGACGTCGGGCTGGCGATGGGGAAGCTGTACGGTAACGACTTCAGCCAAACCACCATCTCCCGCTTCGAGGCCCTCAACCTGAGCTTCAAGAACATGTGCAAGCTCAAGCCCCTGCTGGAGAAGTGGCTGAACGACGCGGGTGAGCGCAGGCGGGAGCTATGGCGaccgatgggggggggggggaatgcttACAGGGGTGATATTGTAAGGGaaaatggggggcgggggggcgggggcgggggggaagtgTTAACAGTAGGGGAGGAGGTTGAAGGCAGGGACGCTgtgtatgacatcatcacacaaTTCTCACACTGTAAGACCTAAGAGAAAAAAGCAGCAGAGCACCTCACAGAGTGGAAATGAGCTCAGGAAAGGGACCTCATTGGAGAACAAGAGTCTGTGGAATTGGATTGGCCAAATTACGACACACATAAGTGCTGTTTTAATGAAGAGCCTGAAGCAATATTGTAGTGAAAACCATTGCAGTCCACATGACTGCAGTAGGAACATACTGTTGCCCTCCATCGCTGTGTGTGATTTCGGCGCTAaccctgcacccctccccccggcaGAGACCATGTCCATCGACAGCACGTTGCCCAGCCCCAGCTCcctgtcctccccctccctgggcTTCGAGGGCTTGCCGGGCCGCCGCAGGAAGAAGCGCACCAGCATCGAGACCAACGTGCGGGTGGCCCTCGAGCGCAGCTTCATCGCGGTGAGAGTCGctacgccgcgccgcgccgcgccaagccgagccgagccgagccgagccgagccgagccgagccgagccgagccgagccgagccgagccgagcggCGTCTCTGAGCGCTGCGCTGGGATCAGCTCATCCTCCTGCCCGACGACGGACGAGAGCTCGGATACGGACCAGGGGAAAGCGGTCCCAGATCAGCGCTCGGCCTGGAATTCACATCTGTGCCATATTTCACAGAATCGATTTTACTGCGACTCCTCTGTTTCCggttctgtatttttaaataatttttaaaaaaagattttaataatCTCGTGGCTGCTTCGCTGCTTGCGCCTGGTTGCTCTGCATCCAGTTCTTGGCGTCTCGTTATCCAGATGTGCGAGCATGCATATTTTTGGTTGCGTTTTTATGGGTGCTTCCTAGTGCAAAATTGTGGATGAGGTcgttcctttttttcctgataATTAGGACTATTCATTAAGGGTCATTAAGGTGTTGATATGTGCAACTGCAACAGAGTGCCAATACAAGTGAACTGGGGCTGTTTCCTTAGTAAACACAGCCCTGGGGCTCactctgtactgtgtgtgggcCTGCTGGCCAGAACCTCTGGTGTCTGTCACTCCAGCTGATCAGCGTGACACACGTGGTCTGCAAGCACCACACGTTGTCTGGTATACCGGCACATGCATCCTCCCCCGGATCAGCCTTCACAGGAGCTCCTGGCGCTACGCGGCTTGCTGGCAGCAGACTGCGCTCTCTTCAGCTTTTCACGCTGCGCTAGCCTTGGGCTAAAAGGGGCATTCCGGAACGTTCAGAGCCCCAAACCCAAAAGGAGCCATTAGCCTGGGGCTAAGCTTTTATTAACTCAACAGTGGTAGAGCACCCCTTGTAGAGTGGAATTGTCTAAACCCTGCCCCTGGACCTGAGGAGGGTAAACACAGGCTTTGTTGCCACTAGCccctggaagaaaaaaaaaaaagatatgacaGAGGATCGTGGGAAACGCAGTGATTGTGG carries:
- the pou2f2b gene encoding POU class 2 homeobox 2a isoform X6, giving the protein MVHSNVWLPDIRMSKPVEVEKPGADSPMESTDSERNGPESNHQAQPMKISPFSLSPTLSSAKGKMDECGEMSPAPAPAPAPTPTQTPLPHTQLMLTGSQLAGDIQQLLQLQQLVLVPGHPLQSPAQFLLPQAQQGQQGLLSTPNLIPLPQQNQGGLLSAPPRLGLQAQRDKGVDSGVSSGTSVASHPEEPSDLEELEQFARTFKQRRIKLGFTQGDVGLAMGKLYGNDFSQTTISRFEALNLSFKNMCKLKPLLEKWLNDAETMSIDSTLPSPSSLSSPSLGFEGLPGRRRKKRTSIETNVRVALERSFIANQKPTSEEILLIAEQLNMEKEVIRVWFCNRRQKEKRINPASATPPLPSQPPPATHKPPCYSPHMMSSQGLSQAVTSLSTTVTTMSSVCPLTPSGPATLSSAPSPVTPPPRSTASPAPPSHSTLGLNTG
- the pou2f2b gene encoding POU class 2 homeobox 2a isoform X1, yielding MFVPLPVPFVFQRTASDFNAWRLKSPLAPRSNSDIRMSKPVEVEKPGADSPMESTDSERNGPESNHQAQPMKISPFSLSPTLSSAKGKMDECGEMSPAPAPAPAPTPTQTPLPHTQLMLTGSQLAGLTALLPAQQQLLLQQAQAQLLAAAVQQSNAAHAAHAAHAAQAAQAAQAAHAAQAVAAANQQQQQQQQQQQQQQQQQQQQQQQPQQQQQQQQQSQQPAQSQAHSTQEQTGAQAPPPPPQLTLSQPIQLTAQDIQQLLQLQQLVLVPGHPLQSPAQFLLPQAQQGQQGLLSTPNLIPLPQQNQGGLLSAPPRLGLQAQRDKGVDSGVSSGTSVASHPEEPSDLEELEQFARTFKQRRIKLGFTQGDVGLAMGKLYGNDFSQTTISRFEALNLSFKNMCKLKPLLEKWLNDAETMSIDSTLPSPSSLSSPSLGFEGLPGRRRKKRTSIETNVRVALERSFIANQKPTSEEILLIAEQLNMEKEVIRVWFCNRRQKEKRINPASATPPLPSQPPPATHKPPCYSPHMMSSQGLSQAVTSLSTTVTTMSSVCPLTPSGPATLSSAPSPVTPPPRSTASPAPPSHSTLGLNTGLWRVGKKNGDVSNYITDFAANLRNTMMGVNTGMNQALISNNPLATIQGVCV
- the pou2f2b gene encoding POU class 2 homeobox 2a isoform X4, whose translation is MFVPLPVPFVFQRTASDFNAWRLKSPLAPRSNSDIRMSKPVEVEKPGADSPMESTDSERNGPESNHQAQPMKISPFSLSPTLSSAKGKMDECGEMSPAPAPAPAPTPTQTPLPHTQLMLTGSQLAGDIQQLLQLQQLVLVPGHPLQSPAQFLLPQAQQGQQGLLSTPNLIPLPQQNQGGLLSAPPRLGLQAQRDKGVDSGVSSGTSVASHPEEPSDLEELEQFARTFKQRRIKLGFTQGDVGLAMGKLYGNDFSQTTISRFEALNLSFKNMCKLKPLLEKWLNDAETMSIDSTLPSPSSLSSPSLGFEGLPGRRRKKRTSIETNVRVALERSFIANQKPTSEEILLIAEQLNMEKEVIRVWFCNRRQKEKRINPASATPPLPSQPPPATHKPPCYSPHMMSSQGLSQAVTSLSTTVTTMSSVCPLTPSGPATLSSAPSPVTPPPRSTASPAPPSHSTLGLNTGLWRVGKKNGDVSNYITDFAANLRNTMMGVNTGMNQALISNNPLATIQGVCV
- the pou2f2b gene encoding POU class 2 homeobox 2a isoform X5 — its product is MVHSNVWLPDIRMSKPVEVEKPGADSPMESTDSERNGPESNHQAQPMKISPFSLSPTLSSAKGKMDECGEMSPAPAPAPAPTPTQTPLPHTQLMLTGSQLAGDIQQLLQLQQLVLVPGHPLQSPAQFLLPQAQQGQQGLLSTPNLIPLPQQNQGGLLSAPPRLGLQAQRDKGVDSGVSSGTSVASHPEEPSDLEELEQFARTFKQRRIKLGFTQGDVGLAMGKLYGNDFSQTTISRFEALNLSFKNMCKLKPLLEKWLNDAETMSIDSTLPSPSSLSSPSLGFEGLPGRRRKKRTSIETNVRVALERSFIANQKPTSEEILLIAEQLNMEKEVIRVWFCNRRQKEKRINPASATPPLPSQPPPATHKPPCYSPHMMSSQGLSQAVTSLSTTVTTMSSVCPLTPSGPATLSSAPSPVTPPPRSTASPAPPSHSTLGLNTGLWRVGKKNGDVSNYITDFAANLRNTMMGVNTGMNQALISNNPLATIQGVCV
- the pou2f2b gene encoding POU class 2 homeobox 2a isoform X2; translated protein: MVHSNVWLPDIRMSKPVEVEKPGADSPMESTDSERNGPESNHQAQPMKISPFSLSPTLSSAKGKMDECGEMSPAPAPAPAPTPTQTPLPHTQLMLTGSQLAGLTALLPAQQQLLLQQAQAQLLAAAVQQSNAAHAAHAAHAAQAAQAAQAAHAAQAVAAANQQQQQQQQQQQQQQQQQQQQQQQPQQQQQQQQQSQQPAQSQAHSTQEQTGAQAPPPPPQLTLSQPIQLTAQDIQQLLQLQQLVLVPGHPLQSPAQFLLPQAQQGQQGLLSTPNLIPLPQQNQGGLLSAPPRLGLQAQRDKGVDSGVSSGTSVASHPEEPSDLEELEQFARTFKQRRIKLGFTQGDVGLAMGKLYGNDFSQTTISRFEALNLSFKNMCKLKPLLEKWLNDAETMSIDSTLPSPSSLSSPSLGFEGLPGRRRKKRTSIETNVRVALERSFIANQKPTSEEILLIAEQLNMEKEVIRVWFCNRRQKEKRINPASATPPLPSQPPPATHKPPCYSPHMMSSQGLSQAVTSLSTTVTTMSSVCPLTPSGPATLSSAPSPVTPPPRSTASPAPPSHSTLGLNTGLWRVGKKNGDVSNYITDFAANLRNTMMGVNTGMNQALISNNPLATIQGVCV
- the pou2f2b gene encoding POU class 2 homeobox 2a isoform X3, which produces MTLSSGTGRTGTRVGTGGDLLGSTMATALDCFNVLETEMGKTGHSPHPLDLTMGKMDECGEMSPAPAPAPAPTPTQTPLPHTQLMLTGSQLAGLTALLPAQQQLLLQQAQAQLLAAAVQQSNAAHAAHAAHAAQAAQAAQAAHAAQAVAAANQQQQQQQQQQQQQQQQQQQQQQQPQQQQQQQQQSQQPAQSQAHSTQEQTGAQAPPPPPQLTLSQPIQLTAQDIQQLLQLQQLVLVPGHPLQSPAQFLLPQAQQGQQGLLSTPNLIPLPQQNQGGLLSAPPRLGLQAQRDKGVDSGVSSGTSVASHPEEPSDLEELEQFARTFKQRRIKLGFTQGDVGLAMGKLYGNDFSQTTISRFEALNLSFKNMCKLKPLLEKWLNDAETMSIDSTLPSPSSLSSPSLGFEGLPGRRRKKRTSIETNVRVALERSFIANQKPTSEEILLIAEQLNMEKEVIRVWFCNRRQKEKRINPASATPPLPSQPPPATHKPPCYSPHMMSSQGLSQAVTSLSTTVTTMSSVCPLTPSGPATLSSAPSPVTPPPRSTASPAPPSHSTLGLNTGLWRVGKKNGDVSNYITDFAANLRNTMMGVNTGMNQALISNNPLATIQGVCV